TTACTGCTGGCCGATATAGAGGGCGATTTGGAAAACGGCACTTCCTTCAATTTAATCATGAGCGAAATCACTAAGAACACCTGGGGTATGTTCCATGAGAATACTCATCATCATGCTGATTGCAAACAAATTGATGAATATAAAAGGCCGCTGCTTTTTGCACAAATGCAAAAAGCAGCAGCGGATCATCCAGGAGAAGAAATCGTTTTTGATTTTTTTGATGATCGAATGGATATATTGAATATGCTGAATCGCTATTTTAGCCAATATCCCTACCTGATTCCTCAAAATGTGACCCTACGTTTACATCGTTACGCCGGAGAAAAAGAGCAATTAATAGAGTCTCTTCAAGGTCAAGGAAAAGCCATATCAAACTATCCATTCTGGGTACGTGCGATGCATCAAAATATTCATGATCTGGATAAAGTTGCAGAGACGCTGATGGATAGTGTCATGAGTCGCAAAGAGAAAATATTCTATATTATGGATGATGTGTTTCAATATGGCTTATTTATCAAAAGCCTTGATGACGTTAAAGAGCACTTCGCTAAAGATCCTAAGGCTACTTATGTTGTGCATCCCAGCAGGCAACCTGGTGCTCAAGGTGCACTGTTCTCTATTTCTTTTAAAACGGCTAAAGGTATCGTTTCATTTCCCTTTGACTTTGATTTTAATAGCAAAAAAATCTTTTTAGTTAATGAGGATGAGCGATTCGAGGTAGAAATGCATCCGCGAGGAATAACGACCACACTGTTTTTGCTTACTGAACAAGCAAAGTTCATTATAAACTACGATGACCAATGGAAACCTGGCACTCATAAGGCTCAATCAAACCTTAAGAAAATATCAAAAGGCGAAATTCTTTATCAGGAGCTTACAGAAAGTTCTTATTTTGTTGCCGATGCCCAACGAGGTAAAACCATTCTGGCAGAGAATCCCAACCTCCCTTTTGTAATACGCAAAAGCAGCTTCACAAGGAAAGGGATGATCACTTTTGCTACTGACTTTAATACCTCTAAGGGAATTTTTTCTAAACGTTATGGCCTGAATGCTGAAGGAGATCTTTTTGTTCTGGATAACAAAGGCGCATGTAAGCTCAAAAACGTTTCCAAAAACTTATTGGACATTTTGAACGAGCAAACTCTTGTTGCGGAAATACTTGTAAATGGAACCAAAAACCTTGGGGACATCACCTTTACTCAGGATCAAAATGAAGCGGGTTCTAAGGATCAAACAACTGGGGTTGTGGCCTCACAAAAAGGATTCTTTGCCCACAAAGCCCCAATGCCGGCTGGTGTGCATGTTCTTCCTCATAATATGCAACTGAAATAATACTAAGTAGCAAACATAGGTTGAGCTTGTGTTTGCTATTAACGAGTAATGGCATTAGAACATTATTTTTTTCAAATCCTCTTGAACCTTTGGTGTAGATAAGTTAACTATCAAGATGGGCCCTAAATATTCAAATAGATTATTGGAATGCAAAAGGATTGAGACATGAAGACAAAAATACCTACCTTCTCAAAATCGCAAAGCAAAAATCCTAAAGACAGCCGGGCCTTGCCCCTTCAATTGGTACAACAGGCCGAACCCGATCGCACATACTACCTAAAAAGTACCGCAGCAGAAATAAACAATTTTTTTTCCTTGCGCGTCAAAGAACTGTATCACACTCTGGCATGGACCTTTTCTTTAGATTCTGTGGATTGGAGTACATTTAAAAAATACATCTGGCCTACCATTTCTTCAGGTGCGGCCTTGGTTCTTGGTCATTATCTAACACCATACCTCAGTGAGTACTTCATGGGGAATCCAGAATATGATTTTGTTGTCAAATTTCTTTTTAGTGCGAGCCTATTAGGATATTGCGCCTTAAACCGGATTACTGATAAAAAACTGGAGTCCGGGGTAGCACTCTCAGCTGCGGTAGCCAGTGAAGTTTTGGCAATAACCTATATGTACAGCTCCGTTTTTAAGGCCACTACTTCTTTACTTCCTATTGCTGATGAGTATTCATTAATTGCCGGACTGGGCGCGAGTGCATTGGTTGTTCCCAGCGGCATTTCGTATCTCACGCAAAAAGCACAAGAATTACTCGTCCGCTTCCAATACAATCGAGGCGCACAACGCTCAGATACAGCAGTGATTTCCAGCGGGTTAACGCCAGTATCCAATATATGGCTCCAAATCAATCACTTTATCGCCAGTGAGCTCATGGTCAGTTCGCGTGCCTTTCAATTGGGACTTATTTCTCACAATATTCGCTATGCGGACCGAATCGTACAAAAATTTCGTAACTTACCGGCATTACTCGCTGATTTAGCACCATCGACTATAAAAAAAATGCGTGTGCAACAAGAAAAATTGAACCATGATTACGAATACAATCATAAGGTACATCGGGTTTTAAAATTTACCGCGAAAGGCCCAGAATTCGTTAACGTTCCCAGATACCAGCTCCGTACAGGAGATTTGGTTCTTTGTGATGAGAGCATCCATTTGGATTGTGTGCCCATATCGGGAGAGCTTGTTGCCCTACAACGTAATGTAGAAGGCAAATGGACCCCAACGCTGGAGCGAAAAAAATTTAGTGTGAATCTTAAAGCGCAAAATGGAGAAGATGTTTGGATAGAACATCACACCAAAGCTAATTTGACATCAGATTACAAAAAAGTGGACTTATATGCAGTTCGGGATGGCAAACAAGCAGGAGTACTGGTAGGCGATAAATTAAACCTATACGGGAATGACAATATTTTTATTCAAATTAAGCCTGAGAAGGAACTTATATTGAGTAGTAACTATGAGAAGAAAGCCGTTATTAATGAGATTATTGCCGAACGCAAGCAAAGAAGTGTTTTATATTCTATTTTAGGCTCCATCATTATGGCTGCTTTTCTGCAAAGAGACATTACCCTAATGCCTGCAGAAACGCTAAGACTCATGTTCACCCTCTTTCAAACGATGATTCCCTTTTCTGAGGCTTTTTTACGGGAAACTGTAAATAGCCGTTTAATGAAAAGCCTAAATAGCAATTTGGGGGATCAACCTTTTGAAACGATTGATGCGCTTCGTCTGGTCGATTTATGTAATGCTTTAGGTGGATATTATCGTGATAAATTTCCCCATGGGGTTGCGATTATTTCAGATAAAACGGGCACTCTGACTACCACTCAAATGGATGTATTAGGATTGTGGACTACCGATATGCAATCTGAAGTACAGCACCTAATCAAAGAAAACAAAGGAAATCTACTTCTACCCGAAGAATCACAATGGCGTAAATCCTTTGAGGTATTTTGTTATGCCTTTACTAACAATATAAAGGAATTAGAACCTGAGGAACATGCCATTTTGGGGTTATTCAAATCTTTATTGGATAATTCTCAGTGTTTGGAAGTAACCACCTTGGGAAACAATCACTTTAAAAAAGTAATTGCTTCTAAAAAAGAAGTTGAGACATTTCATCTGGGTTTATATCGTACCTTTGGCGGCCGTTTCACCCTCGTGCAGGATGGTGAAGAATCCTCTCTTGTCTTTTGTGGAGTGCCTAAAGCGGATGCATTTCAAGAAACGCCTTTGTTGCAGGCATATACTTCGATGCAAAGTCGTACCGCAGTTTTATCCCGCGATTGGTGTATCGCCCACACGCCACTTAATGAATTTGAGTTTACAACCTTAAAAGAATTATTTGATAAAGATGATAAAAAAGCGATTGAAGAATTTATTTTAAAAAATCCATCATTACTCAAAAAATTGGGCTATTACGGCACTTTTATTATTGATAACCCAGTAAAAAAAGGAGCTGAAAAATTTATCGCTCAATGCCGAGAAATATCCGTTCCGGTATTTGTAGCAACAGG
This sequence is a window from Legionella cherrii. Protein-coding genes within it:
- a CDS encoding cation-transporting P-type ATPase; the protein is MKTKIPTFSKSQSKNPKDSRALPLQLVQQAEPDRTYYLKSTAAEINNFFSLRVKELYHTLAWTFSLDSVDWSTFKKYIWPTISSGAALVLGHYLTPYLSEYFMGNPEYDFVVKFLFSASLLGYCALNRITDKKLESGVALSAAVASEVLAITYMYSSVFKATTSLLPIADEYSLIAGLGASALVVPSGISYLTQKAQELLVRFQYNRGAQRSDTAVISSGLTPVSNIWLQINHFIASELMVSSRAFQLGLISHNIRYADRIVQKFRNLPALLADLAPSTIKKMRVQQEKLNHDYEYNHKVHRVLKFTAKGPEFVNVPRYQLRTGDLVLCDESIHLDCVPISGELVALQRNVEGKWTPTLERKKFSVNLKAQNGEDVWIEHHTKANLTSDYKKVDLYAVRDGKQAGVLVGDKLNLYGNDNIFIQIKPEKELILSSNYEKKAVINEIIAERKQRSVLYSILGSIIMAAFLQRDITLMPAETLRLMFTLFQTMIPFSEAFLRETVNSRLMKSLNSNLGDQPFETIDALRLVDLCNALGGYYRDKFPHGVAIISDKTGTLTTTQMDVLGLWTTDMQSEVQHLIKENKGNLLLPEESQWRKSFEVFCYAFTNNIKELEPEEHAILGLFKSLLDNSQCLEVTTLGNNHFKKVIASKKEVETFHLGLYRTFGGRFTLVQDGEESSLVFCGVPKADAFQETPLLQAYTSMQSRTAVLSRDWCIAHTPLNEFEFTTLKELFDKDDKKAIEEFILKNPSLLKKLGYYGTFIIDNPVKKGAEKFIAQCREISVPVFVATGDTTKAAVNIAKVLCPENAKNIITIRANQAEDQAVDSLSEKNCPPDATVIFAGVNETVLAQLQKLMDRDKTKRPVIIFAEMSTEGKGILARYLKDHHYFIVANGDGTNDVMMMKNSNVVIAHHSDDGTFAPGVGALANISEEQLRRLFGSDKTFYELFDINLPKSLFVQQFAPLANSQEKPTMALALKSGKMTFDIAKAVGANVTEMNQQHWYSVAFDLLWLWIAFYEINQSADLPMDNRNINASRLISNTMGIALLIAVFQSLANYALFNESTNLGSMLMMLTLLPFVLKSVFSGFQMVQESLYPAPEIIEVEEEKETNTNRSILSYVGSFFSRKPAKQSEKISALPKLQ